ATAGTGCGAAGCATATCGCCATCGCTCGACAAGGAAGCTCTGCGCGTGGTGCTTGCAATGCCGAAGTGGAAACCCGGTATGAAGGACAACAAGCCAGTATCCGTTTACTACACATTGCCTATCACCTTCAAGCTGACGGGCGACAAGGCTGACAAGAATACGAAATAAGAGAGAGGGGACGAGGGGACGAGGAAACAAAGGAACAAGTAGGTTTCTTCATTTCTGTCCTTTCATTCACAGCCTGCCATTAGTTTTCGTGCAAGCACAAAGAATCTTACTTGCCCCTCCGCCTCTCGTCCCCTTTCCCATCTTCCACTTCCCATCTCCCATTTCCCATCAGCCAATGAAGAAAACAATATACATTCTCCTCGCTTTCCTTGCCCTCGCAAGCCATTTGCAGGCACAAAGCCGACAGACATTTATTGCCAAGGGAGACAGTTGCGTGAAGGAATACGACTATCACACAGCCATCTTCCACTATCAGGAAGCACAGAAGATGAAGAACGATGCCGAGGTGCAGACGAAACTCGCCGACTGCCACTATCAAAGGAACGAATACAGAAAGTGTTTCGACCTGCTGAACGGCATCAGCGAGGACAGTCTGAACCACGATATGATGCGCAAGAAATACTATCTGCTCGGAAATCTGAAGATGCAGGTGGAGCAAATATGGTGCGGCGTTGCCATCGTGAAGCGTTTTCCGAAGGACAGCCGAATCGTTGCCGACCTTATGAGGCTCTACATCAGCGATGATTTCTTTCAGCCCAACACGGCAATCCGATACGGAATGCAGTACTGCGCTCAGGATTCCACCAACAACGAAGTGAACCTTGCACTCGCCGAAGCATACTTCCACAACAAAAAATACGAGGAATCCGTCGAAACCTACAAGAAGGTGTTTGCCAATAACGACACCACCTACACGGCTCTCTACTACACGGGCAATGCCTACGAATACCTGAATCAGCCCGATTCGGCTGTGGTCTACTATCGGAAAGCCGTCGGACGCTATCCGCAATACGCCGTGGGCTACTATCGTCTGGGCGTTGTGGAAGCGAATCTGGGATATTCCGAAGCAGCCGTGGCGCATCTTCAGCAAGCCGTGGCTCTCTACGAACCGAGCAAAGCCATTATGGCTATCATCTACCGGAATATGGGCGATGCAAAATACAATCTTAAAGATTATGAAGCTGCAGATGCCTATTGGGAAGCCGCACTGAGCTATTCGCCCAATGAGGAACTGGAACGGAAGCGCGAGGAAGTGAGAAAAGAAGCAAGGAGATAAGGGGACGAGGAAACGAGTGGACAAGAAGACAAGGGGACAAGGAGGCATTTGCAGTTCTATTAATCCGAATCCGGAATAAAATGGCAAGGCTCTATCGCTCACAGATTTCGCAGATTCACAGATTTACCCCTATTTTCCAAAACACAGAGAAAGCAAAGCCTTCAAAGATAACACAGATGCTTGATGAGAAACGATTGGGTATTTGGTTTGCAATACTCATTCGCACAAGGAAATCCGTGCTATCCTTGAAGGCTTTGCCTTCTCTGTGGCGTAAATAAACATCTGTGATTCTGCGCAATCCGTGAGAGAAAAAACACAAAATGGCTGAATAATTATTAGCGCAACCACACACTTTCAAGTTCAGACTCATCCTGAACTCAAGTTACTATATGATATTTATTGAAATATTACGTGATATTTACCAAAATATTACGTGATATTTACCAAAATATTACGTGATATTTACCAAAATATTACGTGATATTTACCAAAATATTACGTGATATTTACCAAAATATTACGTGATATTTGCTAAAATATTACGTGATATTTGCTAAAATATTACGTGATATTTACAGTTCATCCCTGCAAAAAATGCACTACATTCTTCGCACGCTTGAAAAAGGAAAAATATCCATTGCTTTTCAACGACTTGCAAAACACGCAATATTGCTCATATTATGCAAGTCCAAACCGCCACTCTTCCCCAACAAAAGAAAGGGAATTGCCTTCCATCTCACATTTCCCATTTCCCATCTCACATTTCCCATCTCCCATTTCCCATCTCCCATTTCCCATTATTCCAAATCCAAATGCTCCACTTCGATATCATCGTGTAGGAAGATGCGTGCACTTTCCTTGAACTTCGTTTCGTTTTCCGTAGTGCAATAGCGAACCGTGCCACCCTTCGTACACAAACAATCCATTTCCTCGTGCCGGGCAAGATAACTCTTCAGGCTCTCGGCAACATATTCGCCCTGTGGGACGATGCGGATACCTCGGGGAACGTACTTCAGAATCTTCGGCATCAGGATGGGATAATGCGTGCAGCCAAGAATGAGCGTGTCTATTTCCGGATCCTGCTGCAAGATGTGATCGATGCGCTTCCGAACGAAATAGTCTGCCCCGGGGCCGTCTGCCTCATTGTTCTCGATGATGGGCACCCAGAGTGGACAGGCAACGCCCGTTACCGACACGTCGGGCCACAGTTTCTGAATCTCCATCGTGTAGCTGTTGCTCTTCACGGTGCCCTCGGTAGCCAACAGGCCTATATGACGGCTGTTGGTCAGTTCGCCGATGATTTCTGCCGTAGGACGTATTACGCCCAATACGCGGCGCCGGGCATCAATCCGCGGAAGGTCGTTCTGCTGAATGGTGCGGAGGGCTTTCGCCGAGGCTGTGTTGCAACCGAGGATTACCAACTGGCAACCCATATCGAAGAGCTTCAGCACGGCCTGTCGCGTGAACTGATAAACCACGTCGAAAGAGCGCGAGCCGTAGGGCGCACGGGCATTGTCGCCAAGGTAGATGTAGTCGTACTGGGGCAACAACTGTCGGATTCCGTCGAGAATGGTAAGCCCTCCATAGCCGGAATCGAAAACCCCGATGGGACCGGGAGATTGAGAATAGGTCTGCCTCATCTTGGGTTTACTTCAGCATATTCTTGAGCATTTCCGTTATGTTCTCGCCCACCAATGCGTCCACGTAGGGCAAGGCGTTGTTGTCGGTGTTGAGAATGAAAGCGTATCCCTTCGCTGTTCCCATCTGACGGATGGCAGCATTGAGCTTTGCAAACACAGGAGCAAAGGCATCCGCCTGTGCTTGATTCAGCAGTCGCTGGGATTCCTGCTTGAAAGCCTCATTCTTGTCCATCATTTCCTGAAGTTCAGCCTGACGCTTCTTGAGAATTGAAGGTGCAAAATCCTTTTGTCCTTCCAGAAAATCTTCGTACTTGGCGTGGAAATCATTCTCGGAACGCTGGAGTTCGGCGTCGTACTTGGCACGCAGTTCGTCGAGATTTCTTGCAGCAACAACATAGTCGGGCATAGATTTCAATACTTCGTCGTAGCTGAAATATGCAAACTTCAATGACTGAGCCGATGCCAGCAGGGGCAAGGCGAGGAGGAATAGAAAAAGAATTGATTTTTTCATTATTATTGATTTTGTCGCTATGGTTGAGAAATAAAAAAGAGGTCATCGCAACAAGAGTATTCCTGCGATGACCTCACCCAATCTCATCCTGTTGAGGAAGAGACTTGTTGAACGGGGTAAAGACACCCGTGATTTCTTAATTAAGACGCAATGAAGTTAAGGAACGACTTCTGCCTTCCCTCTTACTTCATCTTAGCCAACTGTGCCTTTACTTCGGCTGTGATGTCCTTGCTTACTGCATCGTTGATGTAGAGAGGCTGACCTGCTTCCTTCTCCATAATGTAAACATAACCACCAGCCTTGGCTACTGCTGCAATGGCGTTGCGAACCTTTTCGAGCACAGGGCCGAGAGACTTCTGCTGCTCCTCGTTGAAAGCGCGCTGGTTGTCCTGAGCTGTCTGCTGAATCTTAGCGTACATATCCTGAAGAGCCTTTTCAGTTTCAGCCTGCTTTGTAGCATTCATCGTACTCTTCGTCTTGTCGTACTCTTCAGCCTTACGCTGCAATTCTGCCTGCATATCCGTAAGCTGCTTCTCGTACTCCTTGCCCTTGGCTTCGAGCTTCTGCTGCACGCTGGTAGCTTCGGGGAGAGACTGAAGAAGAGCCTGTGAATCGAGGTGGCCGAACTTCTGAGCAAACATTGTCATTGGTGCGCAAAGCATCAACATTAAAAATAGCTTTTTCATTTTCTTTATAGTTTTAATTGTTTATAATTTTCTTTACTGTATTATCTGTTTTTTGATTTTCATCCAATCAATATGAATGCTGCAAACGAGACGGAACAGACGCATTATCAGTTGCCGTAGCCGAGCTTCTGCAACACTTCGTTGCTGATATCCACCTTCGGCGAACCGTAGATGATGCCGGCTGTCTGGCTTGAACGGTCGATGACGAGACTGTAACCTCGCTGATCAGATATGTCCTTAACGGCGTTGTAGATTTCGTCCTGAATAGGACTGATGAGACTGGTGCGCTTCTTGAACAGCTCGCCTTCCGGTCCGAAGTACTTACGCTTCAAGTCGGCAGCCTGCTTCTCCTTTGCCATAATGTCTTCCTGTTTCTTCTTCTTCTGTTCTTGAGACAGGAACACCACCTCGTTCTGATAGTTCTTATACATAGTGCTTGCCTCCGTGTTGAGTGCTTCAACCTCGGCCTGCCATTTCTTGCTTACTTGATTCAACTGCTCGTTGGCTCTTTCATAAGCCGGAACATTGCTGAGCACGTATTCCATATCAATAAGAGCAAACTTCTGTGCCTGCGCTCTCAGAGGTAAAAGAGCAAAGAGGCAAAGAGGCAATACTATCTTTACAGCTTTCAATATACTTTTCATTTGAATATTCATTTTTAATTCCTCCTTGATTTTATTTCAATTAGATGGAAAGAGATTGAAAAGGTTTGGTCGGGAAAGAACATATTGGCATAAGCCTCTATATCTTATTCCTTTCCCTTCTCTCCTTACACATTTCCCATCTCACATCTCCCATTTAACATCTCCTATTTCACATTTAACATTTCACATCTTCCATTCCTCCATCAGAACTCCTGTCCGAGAACGAAGTGGAAATGGCTTCCACCTTTCTTTCCATATACTTTATCGAAACCGTATGCCCAGTCGATACCCATCATACCGACCATTGGAAGGAAGATACGCACACCGAGACCTGCCGAACGCTTCATATCGAATGGGTTGAACTTCTTCGTATCCGTCCACGCATTACCTGCTTCTACGAATCCAAGACCATAAATGGTGGTATTACCCAAGAGGAACGGATAACGGAGTTCGAGTGTGAAACGGTCATAGGCATAGCCCATTTTTCTTTGATCAGGTGTCAATGAGCCGTTTTCATAACCACGAAGACCGATGGTTTCTTCTGCATAACCGGTAGAATAGCCACTCATACCGTCGCCACCCATATAGTAAACTTCAAACGGACTCTTCTTGTATTTGTTGTAGCTGCCGAGCAAACCGAGTTCCACTCGTGTCATCAACACGAAGCATTTAGTGCCACTTGTCAATGCCGTGAAGGTACGTGCCTTGAACTTCCACTTATGGTATTCAATCCAACGGAACTTTTCCTGTTGCTCTGCCTGATAAGTTGGCGAGTAAGGGTCGTTGGCAAGATTCTTGTAATCCTTCTTGTCCCACTTAGACCAAGGCGGAGTTACGGCGAGCGATATCGTAAATTCAGAACCACGGCGTGGGAAGAGCTGATTGTCGGTAGATGAACGGTTGAGCGAAATGTTCAAGTTCAAGTTGTTGGCCGCACCGTTCGACATTATGAAGTAACCCCAGTTCTTCAGCATATAACGCTGATAGGATAGCTGCAACGACAATGTAAAGTAGTCATCAGGCCAAGAGAGACGCTTGCCCCAACCGATATTTGCGCCTAAAAGCTGTAAATACTTGTCCGGATCTAAATAATTCTCATAGTTATTATAATTATAATTTCCGTAACCGTACATATAATTATAATAATTGTTCATATAACTATGATTATAATAGTTGCTCGAAACGGCGGTCATCTTTGAGTAGTTCAGACCTACTGTGAACTGAATCGGACGCTTGCCGCCAAACCAGTTCGTGGCATATTGTGCGCCGTATGACTGATAGTAGCGGCCGTTGGTACGTACATTCAACGACAGCGTTTCGCCATCACCGATTGGAAGCAATCCTCTGCGCTCACCCTTCTTGCGGAAGAGGTTTGCCATAGAGAAGTTGTTGAGCCTCAATCCCACGGTACCAACCACGCCGGTCTGTCCCCATCCCAATGAAAATTCTATTTGGTCGTTCGACTTCTGTTTCAGATTCCAGTTGATATCCACAGTTCCGTCTTCAAATTTAGGCTGCACATCAGGGTTTACGGCTTCAGGATCGAAGTGTCCTATTGATGCCAGTTCGCGAGCAGTACGCTGAAGGGCTTCCTTAGAGAAGAGGTCGCCCGGCTTTGTGCGAAGCTCACGACGCACTACATTCTCATAAATACGGTCGTTACCATTGATTCTCACACGATTGATATGCGCCTGCTGACCTTCGAATATACGCATTTCGAGGTCGATAGAGTCGCCTACGATATTAACTTCCGTAGGTTGGAGACTGTAAAAGAGATAACCGTTGTTCCAGTAAGCATTGCCCACCGCGTCGTCGTCTTCCGTCAGACGCTTGTTCATATACTTCTGATTGTAAACGTCGCCCTTGTGAAGGTCGAGCAAGTTGGAAAGATAATCGGTTGAATAAACTGTATTTCCCACCCAAGTGATGTTTCGGATGTAATATTTCTTTCCTTCGTCTACCTTTATATATACATCAACGTGCTTTGGATCCACGTTGCTGATGCTGTCAGCGACGATGGTTGCATCGCGGAAACCGTATTCGTTGTATTTATTTATCAGGTTCTTCTTGTCCTCTTCCCAGCGTTCGGAGGTAAATTTCTTCGATTTCAGGATATTCCCTAACTTGCCTGCTTCGTGGGTCTTGCTGAATGCACCCTTTGAAAACATTGTACCCTTGATTTTCTTATCGGCAAGTGCCTCGTTTCCGTCGATGGTAATTGTGCGAACCTTCTTCTTTTCCTTCTTGTCTACGTCTATATCGAGGATTACCTGATTCCTTGCAACCACGTCGTCGCGCTGCCGAATGTTGATTTCAGCATCCTTGTAGCCCTTTTCTTCAAAATATTTCTTTGCCAAAACCTGAGCACGGTCAATCATATTAGGCGTAATCTGACCACCTTTGAGCAGACCAATTCGCTTTTCCAAGTCTTCGCGCTCTGATTTCTTCACACCGAGATAGTTGATATCGGAAACACGTGGACGAGGTTTCAGATGGATATGCAGATAAGCATTCCGACCAATCAGCGAATCCACCGTGATGGCAACGTCGGAAAAGAGGCCGTGCTTCCAATAACGCTTCACGGCATCCGTGATGTCGGTACCGGGAATCTCCAGTTCCTGTCCGATGCTGAGACCAGAAATACCCGTCAGCACATAGTCTTCATAACCTTCGATGCCCGATACAGAAAGTCCAGCCAACTTATAGACTTCCGGATTTCCGGCATAATTTACAGTTGGATTTACTATCTTCTCCTGAGCTTTCATCTTTAAACTGAGTCCGAAGACCACAGCCAAGAGAATCAAGACCTTGTTAATATTACTCATTTATAGCGTATCTTATTATTTTCCTTGTTCTGTTTCAACTTGTTCCTCTGTCTTTCCGAAACGGCGTTGGCGTCCCTGATAGTCTGCTATTGCCTTGCGGAGGTCTGCTTCCATAAAGTCCGGCCAGTAGGTATCGCAGAAGTATAGCTCGGAATAAGCCAACTGCCACAGCATATAGTTTGAAATGCGCAACTCTCCTCCTGTCCTGATAAGCAAATCGGGATCGGGCATAAAGTTGGTACAGAGCCGTTCGCTGATGGTTGTCTCGGTAATGTCCTCCACTTTCAGCTCGCCGTTCTGCACCTGACGTGCAACAGTCTTCGCAGCCTCGGTCATTTCCCATCGGGCTGAATAGCTGAGAGCCACAACCATCGTCATAGCGTCGTTCTTCGCCGTGTGCTCCATTGTTTCCTGAAGTTTCAGTTGTACTTCTTTCGGCAGACGTCCGATATCGCCGATCACTTGGAAACGCACATTATTCTTCATAAAGATTTCGTCTTCAAGCGAAGTAAGCACCAATCCCATCAATGCCGCAATCTCATCCGTGGGACGATTCCAGTTCTCCGTTGAGAAAGTATAGAGTGTAAGGAACTTCACACCGAGCCGTGTACACTCCGATGTGATCCGACGCACGGTATCCACACCTGCCTGATGCCCGTAGGAGCGTTCCTTCCCCCGCTCCATTGCCCAGCGGCCATTGCCGTCCATAATGATGGCTATGTGCTGTGGGATTCGTTTTATATCCAGTTCTTCTGCCATAGTTTGCGAAGATATTTATTATCTATTGTTATAAACCTATTCGTAGCCAACGCCTGCTCTTACTCGTCTTCGTTGTGGCAAGTGCGGCATTTAGCCATAAAGCTATACGTAAAGGTAAGCTGCAAGGTTGAATAGCAGTCCGTATTCTTGAAAGCTCCGCTGCTCTTGATGTCGTATGGATCTTTCTGACCGTCTATCTCATCGGTCAAAGAGAAGTGCATTGCCCATTCCAGCCCGATATTTGTCCGTTCGCCTATTTTATATTTCACGCCGATTCCTATTGGAACATTGGCCGAGAAAGCCGATTTTCTGTCGCCATCCTCCAATTTCACATAGGTAGCACCGAGTCCACCGAACACGAAAGGCGTGAATTTCTGCGCACCACGATACTCTCTTCCCGTGCCGTAAGGCCAGAAATTATACTCGTAAGTCAAGCCCACATCCACCAATGTATTGTTGAACTCGTATGGTTTCTGGGCAAATTTGGGATAATATGTCTCAACATCTGCCGAACTGCCCTTTACCTTTCCATAGGAAACGTTCATTTTCAACCCCATATAAGGATTGAACACATAGCGCGCCACAAGGCTTCCCATAGGCTGGAGATTCTTCGTCAGCGAGCCGTTGAAGTCGCCAAGATAGCCCAGCATACCGACACCTGCACCCATTTCCATTCTATACTCCTCGCCATCCTGCGCCTTCAGGGGTGCAGCCGCGAGCAAAAGCAGAATGTAAAATAGTAAACGTTTCATATTAATAGTGCGAGTTTGTGCGTTATTACTGTGCGAGACTTCTATAAATCTCCATCATCACGTTCCCAATCAATGGCAGGCTTATATACCTTATTATATCTATTCAGTAAAATCCTTTTTGTCCGTAGCCCAGCCAAGAGTGTTGATTCTGCCACGCCAAACCTGTCCTCCACTGACAATCCAGATAAATTTCCTACTATCTACTGCTGCCGTGAAAGCACCTGAAGGAACAGCACCTGTCGGATATGCGTAGCCCGTGCTTGGTTTCCAAGAAATTCCTCCATCAATACTCGTCATTACCTTTTCAAAAGCACCACTCTTCACGCCGAGTGCCAATGCTTTTCCGTCGTAATCTATTACGGTAAGATCCGTAAGCAATGGCAGCCGGTATGAATCAGAACCATCTACATAGTTCCATACATAAGTGTTTGCACCAGTTGTGTCTACCAATTTCGTCCAAGCTACGGCTGTACCGGAAGAAGCTGACTTACCAACGAGCATCACACGCTGGATATTGCCATTGGTTGATAATGTATTTACCGTATAGCTGACATTCTCCGTAGGGAGCTTTGAGGCAGAATCGTCGAGCTTTTCAGCGTTCCACGTTGCTCCGTTGTCCTTTGAAACCATCAAGGTGTTGCTGCCCGACAAGGCATAGAGTTCCGTCTTGCTTGCCGCAACAATCTGCTTCACGGCTGCCGCTCCCATCGTTTCCC
The Prevotella sp. HUN102 genome window above contains:
- a CDS encoding lipopolysaccharide assembly protein LapB, with translation MKKTIYILLAFLALASHLQAQSRQTFIAKGDSCVKEYDYHTAIFHYQEAQKMKNDAEVQTKLADCHYQRNEYRKCFDLLNGISEDSLNHDMMRKKYYLLGNLKMQVEQIWCGVAIVKRFPKDSRIVADLMRLYISDDFFQPNTAIRYGMQYCAQDSTNNEVNLALAEAYFHNKKYEESVETYKKVFANNDTTYTALYYTGNAYEYLNQPDSAVVYYRKAVGRYPQYAVGYYRLGVVEANLGYSEAAVAHLQQAVALYEPSKAIMAIIYRNMGDAKYNLKDYEAADAYWEAALSYSPNEELERKREEVRKEARR
- the murI gene encoding glutamate racemase, producing MRQTYSQSPGPIGVFDSGYGGLTILDGIRQLLPQYDYIYLGDNARAPYGSRSFDVVYQFTRQAVLKLFDMGCQLVILGCNTASAKALRTIQQNDLPRIDARRRVLGVIRPTAEIIGELTNSRHIGLLATEGTVKSNSYTMEIQKLWPDVSVTGVACPLWVPIIENNEADGPGADYFVRKRIDHILQQDPEIDTLILGCTHYPILMPKILKYVPRGIRIVPQGEYVAESLKSYLARHEEMDCLCTKGGTVRYCTTENETKFKESARIFLHDDIEVEHLDLE
- a CDS encoding OmpH family outer membrane protein, whose amino-acid sequence is MKKSILFLFLLALPLLASAQSLKFAYFSYDEVLKSMPDYVVAARNLDELRAKYDAELQRSENDFHAKYEDFLEGQKDFAPSILKKRQAELQEMMDKNEAFKQESQRLLNQAQADAFAPVFAKLNAAIRQMGTAKGYAFILNTDNNALPYVDALVGENITEMLKNMLK
- a CDS encoding OmpH family outer membrane protein, whose protein sequence is MKKLFLMLMLCAPMTMFAQKFGHLDSQALLQSLPEATSVQQKLEAKGKEYEKQLTDMQAELQRKAEEYDKTKSTMNATKQAETEKALQDMYAKIQQTAQDNQRAFNEEQQKSLGPVLEKVRNAIAAVAKAGGYVYIMEKEAGQPLYINDAVSKDITAEVKAQLAKMK
- a CDS encoding OmpH family outer membrane protein — encoded protein: MKSILKAVKIVLPLCLFALLPLRAQAQKFALIDMEYVLSNVPAYERANEQLNQVSKKWQAEVEALNTEASTMYKNYQNEVVFLSQEQKKKKQEDIMAKEKQAADLKRKYFGPEGELFKKRTSLISPIQDEIYNAVKDISDQRGYSLVIDRSSQTAGIIYGSPKVDISNEVLQKLGYGN
- a CDS encoding outer membrane protein assembly factor, producing MSNINKVLILLAVVFGLSLKMKAQEKIVNPTVNYAGNPEVYKLAGLSVSGIEGYEDYVLTGISGLSIGQELEIPGTDITDAVKRYWKHGLFSDVAITVDSLIGRNAYLHIHLKPRPRVSDINYLGVKKSEREDLEKRIGLLKGGQITPNMIDRAQVLAKKYFEEKGYKDAEINIRQRDDVVARNQVILDIDVDKKEKKKVRTITIDGNEALADKKIKGTMFSKGAFSKTHEAGKLGNILKSKKFTSERWEEDKKNLINKYNEYGFRDATIVADSISNVDPKHVDVYIKVDEGKKYYIRNITWVGNTVYSTDYLSNLLDLHKGDVYNQKYMNKRLTEDDDAVGNAYWNNGYLFYSLQPTEVNIVGDSIDLEMRIFEGQQAHINRVRINGNDRIYENVVRRELRTKPGDLFSKEALQRTARELASIGHFDPEAVNPDVQPKFEDGTVDINWNLKQKSNDQIEFSLGWGQTGVVGTVGLRLNNFSMANLFRKKGERRGLLPIGDGETLSLNVRTNGRYYQSYGAQYATNWFGGKRPIQFTVGLNYSKMTAVSSNYYNHSYMNNYYNYMYGYGNYNYNNYENYLDPDKYLQLLGANIGWGKRLSWPDDYFTLSLQLSYQRYMLKNWGYFIMSNGAANNLNLNISLNRSSTDNQLFPRRGSEFTISLAVTPPWSKWDKKDYKNLANDPYSPTYQAEQQEKFRWIEYHKWKFKARTFTALTSGTKCFVLMTRVELGLLGSYNKYKKSPFEVYYMGGDGMSGYSTGYAEETIGLRGYENGSLTPDQRKMGYAYDRFTLELRYPFLLGNTTIYGLGFVEAGNAWTDTKKFNPFDMKRSAGLGVRIFLPMVGMMGIDWAYGFDKVYGKKGGSHFHFVLGQEF
- a CDS encoding isoprenyl transferase — its product is MAEELDIKRIPQHIAIIMDGNGRWAMERGKERSYGHQAGVDTVRRITSECTRLGVKFLTLYTFSTENWNRPTDEIAALMGLVLTSLEDEIFMKNNVRFQVIGDIGRLPKEVQLKLQETMEHTAKNDAMTMVVALSYSARWEMTEAAKTVARQVQNGELKVEDITETTISERLCTNFMPDPDLLIRTGGELRISNYMLWQLAYSELYFCDTYWPDFMEADLRKAIADYQGRQRRFGKTEEQVETEQGK
- a CDS encoding DUF6089 family protein — encoded protein: MKRLLFYILLLLAAAPLKAQDGEEYRMEMGAGVGMLGYLGDFNGSLTKNLQPMGSLVARYVFNPYMGLKMNVSYGKVKGSSADVETYYPKFAQKPYEFNNTLVDVGLTYEYNFWPYGTGREYRGAQKFTPFVFGGLGATYVKLEDGDRKSAFSANVPIGIGVKYKIGERTNIGLEWAMHFSLTDEIDGQKDPYDIKSSGAFKNTDCYSTLQLTFTYSFMAKCRTCHNEDE